The following proteins are encoded in a genomic region of Chryseobacterium cucumeris:
- the ligD gene encoding DNA ligase D, with product MGLSEYRKKRSEKKTPEPFGGEPNGKELHFVIQKHDASHLHYDFRLEMDGVLKSWAVPKGPSMDPNIKRLAMMVEDHPYDYRNFEGIIPKGQYGGGTVIVWDQGTYMPADLQDEDHTKQEKNLLHQLYSGKLKFILNGEKLKGEFALVKAHGRGDNGWLLMKLEDQYASEKEITEKDKSVISGKTIEQMEKAPDNIYGRAEAVKNKKNTKRKAGTDKKSAGSDEEPESKSNIKSLLNKLPEQKFYTRIEPMLATLVDKPFDNDEWIYEVKWDGYRAVAFMNDGEVELKSRNDKSFGEKFYPIYDELKKLNLNAVIDGEIVVLTQKGTADFGQLQNWRSEADGNLVYYVFDILWYEGKDLKDLSLLERKSVLKKVLPESNSIIVSEHFETSGTDFLEEAKRLGLEGIMAKRKDSVYHVHNRSRDWLKIKANKRQEVVIGGYTLNDDSNKLFSSILVGVYEGSKFIYTGKVGTGFNRKLQTEMMELFKPLIIKKAPFAEEPDVNKPSRFRPNPPHATVTWLRPELVCEVSFTEMTSDGVMRHPSFEGMREDKNAKKVVLETEASVEKVVEDHSAKMIKARTGTSRKTLLNPKDKSQVRKINRHELKFTNLDKLFWPKEGITKRDLINYYYQAAPFILPYLKDRPQSMNRFPNGIEDEGFYFKDVTKTAPDWAETYLYHSDTDHKDRHYLVGKDEATLLYMANLGCIEMNPWNSTIKKPEHPTFCIIDLDPDKNSFEQVIEAAQVTKGILDDMGVPSYCKTSGSTGLHIYIPLGNKYTYEQSKEFARVIVTLVHKELPEFTSIERTIKDRKGKMYLDFLQNRPHATIAAAYSVRPKPGATVSMPLYWDEVKKGLKISDFHIFNAIERMQSEGDIFKPVLGKGINLKKIGDQFSDEIM from the coding sequence ATGGGCTTATCTGAATACCGCAAAAAGCGTTCTGAAAAAAAGACCCCTGAGCCTTTTGGAGGAGAACCAAATGGAAAAGAGCTGCATTTTGTGATTCAGAAACATGATGCCTCACATCTTCATTATGATTTTCGTCTTGAAATGGATGGGGTATTAAAAAGCTGGGCAGTGCCAAAAGGGCCTTCAATGGATCCTAACATAAAAAGGCTGGCTATGATGGTTGAAGATCATCCTTATGACTACCGGAATTTTGAAGGTATTATCCCCAAGGGGCAATATGGTGGTGGAACTGTGATCGTGTGGGACCAGGGGACCTATATGCCGGCAGATTTGCAAGATGAAGATCATACAAAACAAGAGAAGAATCTTCTTCATCAATTATATTCCGGCAAACTTAAGTTTATACTCAATGGTGAAAAGCTTAAAGGAGAGTTTGCTCTCGTAAAAGCGCATGGAAGGGGGGATAACGGCTGGCTGCTGATGAAGCTTGAAGATCAGTATGCCAGTGAAAAAGAAATTACAGAAAAAGATAAGTCAGTGATTTCCGGTAAGACGATTGAACAGATGGAAAAAGCACCGGATAATATCTATGGAAGAGCAGAGGCTGTAAAGAATAAGAAAAATACAAAAAGAAAAGCTGGCACCGATAAAAAATCTGCGGGATCCGATGAAGAACCTGAAAGTAAGAGTAATATCAAATCTCTTCTTAATAAATTGCCTGAACAAAAATTTTATACCCGGATTGAGCCGATGCTGGCAACATTGGTTGATAAGCCGTTTGATAATGATGAATGGATCTATGAAGTGAAATGGGACGGATACAGAGCGGTAGCTTTTATGAATGATGGTGAGGTTGAATTAAAGTCCCGTAACGATAAAAGTTTTGGCGAAAAATTTTATCCGATCTATGATGAACTTAAAAAATTGAATCTGAATGCAGTGATAGACGGAGAAATTGTTGTCCTGACTCAAAAGGGAACCGCTGATTTTGGACAGCTTCAGAATTGGCGGAGCGAAGCAGATGGAAATCTGGTTTATTATGTGTTTGATATTCTATGGTATGAAGGCAAAGACTTAAAGGATCTTTCCCTTTTGGAAAGAAAATCGGTCTTAAAGAAAGTGCTTCCTGAAAGTAACAGTATCATTGTCAGTGAACATTTTGAAACGTCAGGTACTGATTTTTTAGAAGAAGCGAAAAGGCTTGGCCTTGAAGGTATAATGGCAAAACGTAAGGACAGTGTTTATCATGTACATAACCGATCCCGGGACTGGCTCAAAATTAAAGCTAATAAAAGGCAGGAAGTTGTGATTGGCGGATATACCCTGAACGATGATTCCAATAAGCTCTTCAGCAGTATTCTTGTTGGAGTATATGAAGGCAGTAAATTCATATATACAGGAAAAGTAGGAACAGGATTCAATAGAAAGCTGCAGACGGAAATGATGGAACTCTTTAAACCGCTGATCATTAAAAAAGCACCTTTTGCAGAAGAGCCTGATGTAAATAAACCCTCACGGTTCAGACCAAATCCTCCACATGCAACGGTAACGTGGCTTCGTCCTGAATTAGTGTGTGAAGTAAGCTTTACAGAGATGACGAGTGATGGTGTTATGAGGCATCCTTCTTTTGAGGGAATGAGAGAGGATAAAAATGCGAAAAAAGTTGTTCTGGAAACAGAAGCATCTGTAGAAAAAGTAGTAGAAGATCACTCTGCTAAAATGATAAAAGCAAGAACCGGGACCAGCCGTAAAACACTTCTTAATCCGAAAGATAAAAGCCAGGTGCGGAAAATAAACAGACATGAACTCAAATTTACCAATCTTGATAAATTATTCTGGCCTAAAGAAGGGATCACAAAAAGAGATCTTATTAATTACTATTACCAGGCAGCCCCTTTTATTCTGCCTTATCTTAAAGACCGTCCGCAAAGCATGAACCGTTTTCCCAACGGTATCGAGGATGAAGGATTTTATTTCAAGGATGTTACAAAAACAGCTCCCGATTGGGCAGAAACTTATTTATATCATAGCGATACCGATCATAAAGACCGGCATTATCTTGTAGGAAAAGATGAGGCTACACTACTGTATATGGCTAATCTGGGATGTATTGAAATGAATCCATGGAACAGTACCATTAAAAAACCTGAGCATCCTACTTTTTGTATTATTGATCTTGACCCGGATAAAAATTCATTTGAGCAGGTTATCGAAGCAGCGCAGGTAACAAAAGGTATTCTGGATGATATGGGGGTTCCAAGCTATTGCAAAACAAGCGGATCTACCGGGCTGCATATTTATATTCCTCTTGGAAATAAATACACCTACGAACAGTCAAAAGAATTTGCAAGAGTAATTGTGACTCTTGTACATAAGGAATTACCTGAATTTACAAGTATCGAACGGACCATAAAGGATAGAAAAGGGAAGATGTATCTGGATTTTTTACAGAACAGACCGCATGCTACCATTGCAGCAGCTTATTCTGTCCGTCCGAAACCTGGTGCTACAGTTTCCATGCCACTTTATTGGGATGAAGTTAAAAAGGGCTTGAAGATTTCTGATTTTCATATTTTCAATGCTATAGAAAGAATGCAGAGCGAAGGGGATATTTTTAAACCGGTATTAGGCAAAGGAATTAATCTGAAAAAGATCGGAGATCAGTTTTCGGATGAAATTATGTAA
- a CDS encoding TonB-dependent receptor plug domain-containing protein, giving the protein MKKLTLSIAVLSSAMIFSQQKKDTLKINESSIEEITIVASTRTTQKAENSPQKVEVLGKEEMAEESGIKPAGIASILGDISGVQIQQSSAVSGNSNVRIQGLDGRYTQILRDGIPLFDGFSGGLGVLSIPPLDLQQVELIKGSASTLYGGGAIGGLVNIISRKPADKQELTGVVNYSTLDEKNINVFASKKYKWFGYTLFTGYTHQNGQDVDNDGFSDVPQIRSLVVHPKLFFYPSSNVTITLGWNGSFDKNLGGDMQVIEGNSNMIHQYYEQNKLQRNTYELTYQQNLNDHSKIEFKNSLSHFNRNFSSNDNFLTAEQTNYFSELTFVKIMKNMTWVFGTDFQGNKFQPKEAGIFHIPKFENSSFGMFIQNTLKFDKATIETGLRNDFTNHYGSFFLPSIAVIYHLGKLWAVRGGIGLGYKVPNALAPQMTDYPLESLMPIDLKTTRSEKSIGYNLEFNYKKKFDNGNQIFINQAFFLTNIYHPVIGNIGPENKVLFVNENKPVISKGFDTYVKGVFDEWELYLGYTFTIAKYTFLNNDQFIPLTPKHRLAMTIVKDFDGGWKFGIEDSFTGNQYRINHTMTPSYLFMAAMLSKELGKHITLVLNCENIFDYRQSKKEPLYSGTISSPTFNALWSPIDGRVVNLSFKWKL; this is encoded by the coding sequence ATGAAAAAGCTCACTTTATCAATTGCAGTGTTAAGTTCTGCAATGATTTTTTCCCAACAGAAAAAAGATACCCTTAAAATTAATGAAAGTTCTATTGAAGAAATCACTATTGTAGCTTCAACAAGAACTACACAAAAAGCAGAAAATTCTCCACAGAAAGTTGAAGTTTTGGGGAAAGAGGAAATGGCAGAAGAAAGTGGAATAAAACCTGCGGGCATTGCCAGTATTCTAGGAGATATCAGTGGGGTGCAGATACAACAAAGCAGTGCAGTTTCAGGAAATTCTAATGTGAGAATTCAAGGATTAGATGGCCGATACACACAAATATTGCGGGATGGGATCCCTTTGTTTGATGGCTTTAGTGGTGGATTAGGTGTACTAAGTATTCCACCGTTAGATTTACAGCAGGTTGAACTTATTAAAGGTTCTGCTTCTACCTTATACGGAGGGGGTGCTATTGGCGGGCTCGTAAATATTATTTCGAGAAAACCAGCCGACAAACAAGAACTAACGGGTGTTGTTAACTACTCTACTCTTGATGAAAAAAATATAAATGTATTTGCTTCTAAAAAATATAAATGGTTTGGGTATACGCTATTTACGGGATATACCCATCAGAACGGACAGGATGTAGACAACGATGGCTTTTCAGATGTTCCTCAGATAAGATCTCTGGTTGTTCATCCTAAATTATTTTTTTACCCCTCTTCCAATGTTACGATTACTTTGGGATGGAACGGTAGTTTTGATAAAAATCTTGGAGGAGATATGCAAGTTATCGAAGGTAATAGTAATATGATTCACCAATACTATGAACAAAACAAATTACAGCGGAATACTTATGAATTGACTTATCAGCAAAATCTGAATGATCACTCCAAAATCGAATTTAAAAACAGTTTAAGCCATTTTAATAGAAATTTTAGCAGTAATGACAATTTCCTGACCGCAGAACAGACTAATTATTTTTCCGAGTTAACTTTTGTAAAGATTATGAAAAATATGACATGGGTATTTGGTACAGATTTCCAGGGGAATAAATTCCAACCCAAAGAGGCTGGTATTTTTCATATACCAAAATTTGAGAATAGCAGCTTTGGGATGTTTATTCAAAATACATTGAAATTCGATAAGGCAACAATTGAAACAGGATTACGTAATGATTTTACAAACCACTACGGTAGTTTCTTCCTACCGAGTATTGCAGTAATTTATCATCTTGGTAAACTTTGGGCCGTCAGAGGAGGCATTGGTTTAGGTTACAAGGTACCAAATGCACTGGCTCCACAGATGACAGATTACCCTTTGGAAAGTCTTATGCCTATTGATTTAAAAACCACCCGATCAGAAAAATCAATAGGCTACAACCTGGAGTTCAATTACAAAAAGAAGTTTGATAATGGTAATCAGATTTTCATTAATCAGGCCTTCTTTTTAACCAATATCTATCATCCTGTTATTGGGAATATTGGACCAGAAAATAAAGTTCTTTTTGTAAATGAAAACAAACCTGTTATTTCTAAAGGTTTCGACACTTATGTAAAAGGTGTTTTTGATGAATGGGAGTTGTACTTGGGATACACTTTTACAATAGCTAAATATACTTTTTTAAATAACGATCAATTTATCCCATTAACTCCAAAGCATCGATTAGCAATGACTATAGTAAAAGATTTTGATGGTGGTTGGAAATTTGGTATTGAAGATTCATTTACCGGAAACCAGTATAGAATAAACCATACAATGACTCCCTCCTATTTATTTATGGCAGCAATGCTGTCAAAAGAATTAGGAAAACACATCACACTTGTTCTGAATTGTGAAAACATTTTTGATTACAGACAAAGCAAAAAAGAACCATTGTATAGCGGAACTATAAGTAGTCCAACCTTCAATGCCTTATGGTCCCCAATAGATGGCAGGGTTGTTAATCTTTCATTTAAATGGAAATTATAA
- a CDS encoding T9SS type A sorting domain-containing protein, producing the protein MSLVHASKEDELIWNIADKKVSLSNNSYVKGKNQKELRRRPSIFSFLGSADQKEKIDSMKIRFEDQNLYEMLFFTKKAKAMDLNKIHSYLSIKYGISLEKGKYYSSDAKVIWDPEKHKDYRYRPTGLGRDDGNELYQKQSANQADLFLTIGMNTIARTNFENSATLDNNNFVMWSDDNKAMSLKTDRDIDVLERNWEIDFIGNKVPKTNYSVRILKDAVNPKSLPLNYWMLLKKDNGKVQRISGIENEKYVIFPQVDFLDVFDSVSKAYFTFAVGPKEQKGKEADLRSDSKLRNLYGEKDLSLDFNSINLYPNPVKKDQNFTIVFPKMDNLVISIYDAGGKLIKLEKVSNSVGSYTNRLPVQSSYLINLTQNGKIVKTFKLIVD; encoded by the coding sequence TTGAGTTTGGTTCATGCGTCGAAAGAGGATGAGCTTATATGGAATATTGCTGATAAAAAAGTTTCTCTCAGTAATAATTCTTATGTAAAAGGTAAAAACCAAAAGGAACTTAGAAGGCGTCCGAGCATTTTTTCTTTTTTAGGCAGTGCCGATCAAAAAGAGAAGATTGACAGTATGAAAATCAGATTTGAAGATCAGAATCTTTACGAAATGCTTTTCTTCACCAAAAAAGCAAAAGCAATGGATCTTAATAAAATCCATTCATACTTATCAATCAAATATGGAATTTCTTTAGAAAAGGGTAAATACTACAGCAGTGATGCTAAAGTCATTTGGGATCCGGAAAAACATAAAGATTACAGATACCGTCCCACGGGTCTTGGAAGAGATGATGGGAACGAACTTTATCAGAAGCAATCTGCAAATCAGGCAGACTTGTTTCTTACGATTGGTATGAATACTATTGCCAGAACGAACTTTGAAAATTCTGCTACACTTGACAATAATAATTTTGTGATGTGGTCAGATGATAACAAAGCTATGTCTTTAAAAACAGACCGGGATATAGATGTTTTGGAAAGAAACTGGGAAATTGATTTTATTGGAAATAAGGTTCCTAAAACGAATTACAGCGTAAGAATTCTAAAAGACGCAGTCAACCCGAAATCTCTTCCTTTAAACTATTGGATGTTGCTTAAAAAAGATAACGGAAAGGTCCAGCGAATCTCCGGTATTGAAAATGAAAAATATGTCATATTCCCGCAAGTAGATTTTCTTGATGTTTTCGATTCCGTAAGTAAAGCTTATTTTACTTTTGCTGTGGGTCCCAAAGAACAGAAAGGTAAGGAGGCGGATCTGCGATCTGATTCTAAGCTAAGAAATTTATATGGAGAAAAAGATCTCTCACTAGACTTTAATTCCATTAATCTTTATCCTAATCCTGTTAAAAAAGATCAGAATTTTACTATTGTTTTTCCTAAAATGGATAATTTGGTTATTTCAATCTATGACGCGGGAGGAAAATTAATAAAGCTGGAAAAAGTGAGCAATTCTGTGGGATCATACACAAATCGTCTTCCCGTTCAAAGTTCTTATCTGATCAATCTTACTCAAAACGGGAAAATTGTAAAAACCTTTAAACTAATCGTAGACTAA